A window of Apium graveolens cultivar Ventura chromosome 8, ASM990537v1, whole genome shotgun sequence contains these coding sequences:
- the LOC141679351 gene encoding uncharacterized protein LOC141679351, whose amino-acid sequence MKNFNKSFLPKKWSSGRCTQTEPQIVNGTGLGLVLKSPQGDTLAYCICSEFKATNNESEYEALIIGLTTAVDMKIAHIKINCDSLLIVNHVKGEYEAKDCKMSAYLEIAKEPQGKFDSFSIQQIPREQNSQADALAGLGAVLKKKNVLTIPVIHVLKPATIRAKKEKDVTIMAVDNHEERGSWTQKYKDYITKGELPKDNEAKSLKIKAMRFTIIDGILFKKSVTGLLQRCLEESEANDVLRDIHEGDCGNHSGGRSLSYRVLCMGYYWPTLKQDAIDYVKKCDACQRHAPIIHQASEVLHPSIPSWPFMKWGMDIVGKIPPTSGQKVFMLAMTDYFSNWIEAEAFRQVKSKEVISFIERNVICKLEYHQRLFATMAHNL is encoded by the coding sequence ATGAAGAACTTCAACAAATCCTTTCTACcaaaaaaatggagtagtggTCGTTGTACACAGACGGAGCCTCAAATAGTGAATGGGACAGGTTTGGGTTTGGTACTAAAGTCTCCACAGGGGGACACCTTAGCCTATTGCATTTGTTCTGAATTTAAAGCTACTAACAACGAATCTGAATATGAGGCCTTGATTATTGGATTAACTACGGCTGTGGACATGAAGATCGCACATATAAAAATAAACTGCGACTCTTTGCTTATTGTCAATCACGTAAAAGGGGAATATGAAGCAAAAGATTGCAAGATGTCGGCCTATCTAGAAATCGCTAAAGAACCACAAGGCAAGTTCGACTCGTTCAGTATCCAACAAATACCCAGAGAACAGAATTCTCAGGCTGATGCCTTAGCAGGTTTGGGTGCTGTCCTCAAAAAGAAAAATGTACTCACAATCCCAGTAATTCACGTCCTAAAGCCTGCCACGATTAGAGCTAAAAAGGAAAAAGATGTCACAATAATGGCTGTCGACAATCATGAAGAACGTGGAAGTTGGACTCAGAAATATAAAGACTACATCACAAAGGGTGAATTACCAAAGGACAACGAGGCAAAATCGTTAAAGATAAAGGCTATGAGATTCACGATCATTGATGGTATATTGTTCAAAAAATCCGTTACGGGATTACTTCAAAGGTGTCTTGAAGAATCAGAAGCCAACGATGTCTTACGGGATATACATGAAGGCGATTGTGGTAATCATTCGGGTGGAAGAAGCTTGTCATATAGAGTACTTTGTATGGGGTATTACTGGCCCACTCTGAAACAAGATGCAATTGATTATGTCAAGAAGTGTGACGCATGTCAAAGGCATGCCCCAATCATACATCAAGCTTCGGAAGTGTTACACCCGTCCATTCCTTCATGGCCATTCATGAAATGGGGAATGGACATTGTGGGAAAAATACCTCCAACCTCTGGACAAAAGGTGTTTATGCTAGCTATGACAGATTATTTCTCGAATTGGATAGAAGCTGAAGCATTTCGACAAGTCAAGTCCAAAGAAGTGATTTCATTTATAGAAAGGAATGTCATCTGTAAATTGGAGTACCATCAGAGATTGTTTGCGACAATGGCTCACAATTTATAA
- the LOC141679352 gene encoding uncharacterized protein LOC141679352, producing the protein MFTVPIPREYREPCMCKGFGSTLIGPALQWFVGLPNGSISTFADLVDTFNLQFASSRQFEKTTSDLYKVYQKYREPLQDYLTRFNREKVIITNCDVPTAIEAFRRGLEKDSPFYDELTKYPCKTMDDVQAKAMAQIRLEEDKREDDDKYYRPNRKIAYGFSVTPTVLVKEFAKIGDVVKWPAKTNKPKSNPDSKLWCEFHGNYGHKAIDCVALRREIEALVRRGYLTEYMSSHRGNHVRTEKTPANIPPPPPHHKVINFIAGGSEMCGETYSQAKRRARGKGIQVAHAEVATNNSSVLQFDASDMEHVQSPQQDGLVISLPIENCLIKRILVDNGSAANIMMFNTLQQMGLSEADIEK; encoded by the exons ATGTTTACGGTGCCAATTCCAAGGGAATATCGAGAGCCTTGCATGTGTAAGGGCTTTGGATCAACCCTAATAGGACCTGCTCTACAGTGGTTCGTAGGTCTACCAAATGGGAGTATATCCACGTTTGCGGACTTGGTCGACACGTTCAATCTACAATTTGCGAGCAGCCGACAGTTTGAAAAAACCACGAGTGATCTCTACAAGGTATATCAGAAGTATCGAGAACCATTACAAGATTACCTGACCAGATTCAACAGAGAGAAGGTTATAATCACAAACTGTGACGTCCCAACCGCAATAGAAGCATTTAGAAGAGGATTGGAAAAGGATTCGCCGTTTTATGATGAATTGACAAAATATCCGTGCAAAACAATGGACGACGTGCAGGCCAAGGCAATGGCTCAAATACGTCTGGAAGAGGACAAAAGAGAAGACGACGACAAATATTATCGGCCAAACAGGAAAATCGC CTACGGGTTTAGTGTAACCCCTACGGTTCTCGTTAAGGAATTTGCTAAGATAGGCGATGTGGTGAAATGGCCAGCCAAAACCAACAAGCCAAAGTCGAATCCAGATTCAAAGCTATGGTGCGAGTTCCACGGGAATTATGGTCACAAAGCTATTGATTGCGTGGCTTTGAGAAGGGAAATTGAAGCTTTGGTTAGAAGGGGATACTTGACAGAGTACATGTCATCACATAGAGGTAATCATGTCCGAACAGAGAAGACACCCGCGAACATACCTCCTCCTCCACCTCATCACAAAGTCATAAACTTTATTGCTGGAGGATCAGAAATGTGTGGAGAAACGTACTCACAAGCCAAAAGACGAGCTAGGGGAAAGGGAATACAAGTTGCACATGCCGAGGTTGCGACAAATAACTCTTCAGTATTACAATTCGACGCATCCGACATGGAACATGTCCAGTCACCACAGCAAGATGGACTGGTAATATCTTTACCAATTGAAAATTGTCTGATAAAGAGAATTTTGGTGGATAATGGAAGTGCTGCGAACATAATGATGTTCAATACATTACAGCAAATGGGATTATCGGAAGCTGACATAGAGAAATGA